A segment of the Desulfurobacterium indicum genome:
GGCAAAGGTTTTGGCTTATTGATCCTCTTGACGGAACAAAGGAGTTTATTAAAAGAAATGGTGAGTTTACTGTAAACATAGCTCTTGTCGAAAATGGTAAACCTGTTTTGGGTGTTGTTTATGCTCCGGTTGTTAAAACACTTTACTTTGCTTCTACGGAAGTGGGAGCTTTTAAGGTAGAAAACGGAGATTTTTCTTTTCTGAAAGAGGCAACCTCTCCTGAAAAGTTCTGGGAAGAGATAGAAAAGATAGCTGTTAAACTTCCTATTAGTAAAGAAAGAGAAGAAGTTGTTGTAGTTGCTTCCCGTTCCCATAGAAATTCTGAAACAGAAGCTTTTATAAAGGATCTGGAAGAAAAATTTGGAAAGGTAAAAACCGTTTCAAAGGGAAGTTCATTAAAACTTTGTCTTGTTGCCGAAGGAGTTGCTGACGTTTATCCGAGAATTGCTCCAACAATGGAGTGGGATACTGCTGCTGGTCAAGCTGTGGTGGAAGTTGCAGGTGGTAGGGTCGTTAATTATGAAACTGGTAGACCGTTAGTTTACAATAAAAGAGATTTATTGAACCCATACTTTATTGTTTTTCGAAAAGGTTTTGTTTTATGAACATTTAAATTCTCCTTTTTCCAAAGAGATTTGTTAAATTCCCGATACAAAATAGATAGAATTTTATTTTTTAGCATATAAGACATTGACAACACCAGATAAGATTTCTATAATTTAAAATAGTGCACGTAAAATTAATATTTTGTTATTTTTTTAGGAGGTTTATATGGTTAAGACAAATTCCAAAATACTTGATGACAAGAGACTTGAGGAAGGAGCAGAATGTTTGAAAGCTCTTGCTTCTCCGGTAAGATTGAAAATTCTTTTTAAGTTGAAAGAAAAGCCGATGTGTGTAACAGATCTTGAGAAAGAGTTGGGAATTTCTCAGTCTTCTCTTTCTCAGCATCTCAGAACCCTTCGCTATAAAGGAATAGTTGACAAAAAGAGGGAAGGGAATAAAGTTTATTACACGATTTCTTCAGATGCTTTTATTCAGCTTCTAAACACGTTGCCGGAGATTATCTGCTTTAAGGGATAAAGTATGTTTAGAAAATTATTTAAAAAAGGCATAGATACCGGAGAAACAAAAGCTTCAGCAGTTCCTTCCGGTTTATGGATAAAGTGTAACGAATGTAAAAGCCTCCTGTTCAGGGGGGAGCTTGAGAAGAATTTAATGGTGTGCCCCAAATGCGGTTTCCATTTTCCTATGGATGCTAAAGAGAGGCTCTATTCTCTCTTTGACAGGGGTGAGTATGAAGAGCTTGATATAGAGCTTGAGCCAAAGGACATTTTGGGTTTTAAGGATCGCAAACCCTACACCGAGAGACTTGCATCTGCCCAGAGAAAAACAGGTTTGAAAGATGCCGTTGTAAATGCTAAGGGAAAGATTAGCAAAATTGATGCTTATGTTACCTGTTTTGATTTTAAATTTATGGGTGGAAGTATGGGCTCGGTGGTCGGCGAGAAGATCACAAGGAACATAGAAAGGGCTGCAGAGGAAGGGATACCTTTCATCTGTATCTCTTCTTCAGGAGGAGCAAGGATGCAGGAGGGAATAATTTCCCTCATGCAGATGGCAAAAACGTCAGCAGCCCTTGCTCGTCTTGAGGAAAGGGGGGTTCCTTACATATCCGTTCTTACCCATCCTACTATGGGTGGCGTTTCGGCAAGTTTTGCCTTTTTAGGGGATGTGATTATTGCAGAGCCTGGAGCTCTTATAGGTTTCGCCGGCCCCCGGGTCATTGAACAAACGATAAGACAGAAACTTCCCAAAGGTTTTCAGAAAGCAGAATTCCTTCTTGAGCATGGCTTAATAGATATGGTTGTTCCGCGGGAAGATTTAAAAGATACGATAGTCCATGTTCTCAAAATCTTCACAGAGAAGGTAGTTACTTAAGTGACCGACTTTGAGACTTACTTTGCCAGTAAAGAGTTTGTCTGGAAAATCGGACTTGACAGGATAAAGGGTGCTTTAAGCACTCTTTCTTTTTCTCTACCACCTTCTGTTATTGTTGCCGGGACTAACGGCAAAGGTTCAACTTCTACCTTTATAGCTTCTATATTGAAGGAACACGGCAAGAAGGTAGGCCTCTTTACATCTCCTCACATTGTAAGGTTTAACGAAAGGTTTCGTATAAACCTCAAGCAGGTTGATACAGAGACTTTAGATAGGGTGTTCAGAGAAGTTTTACCTATTATTGAAAAATTCTCTCTGACTTATTTTGAGGTGGCTTTTTTACTTGCTGTTTTTCTTTTTAAAGATTGTGATTTTGTCGTTTACGAGGTTGGACTTGGCGGAAGGCTTGATGCTACAAACGCCATTTCTCATAATTTAGCGGTTATCACCCACATTGATTTTGACCATAAAGATTATCTTGGTGATACGATAGAGAAGATAGCTGTTGAGAAGTTGCACGTTGTAAAGGATAGGATTCCTGTTGTTATTTCCGATAATCCGCTGGTTGTGTTTGAGCTTGCGAAGGAGTTTACAGATAGAATTACTGCTTTTGGCAGAAATTTTTATGTTTCTGATGTTAGCGTTTCCCTTTCGGGAACGGAGGCTTTTTACAGGGATGAAGATACGGCGTTTCGCTTTTTAGTTCCTCTTTACGGTTTTCATCAGGCTGTAAACAGTGCTACGGCCATTTCAGCGGCAAAGATTATTTTAAAAGAAGTTTTTGGCGAAGAGTTTTCAGTTTCAAAAGCTGTGAAGGGCTTGTCTAAAGTGAGGCTTCCCGGAAGATTTCAGGTTGTAAGAGAGAATCCTCTTTTAATAGTCGATGTTGCTCACAATCTGGATGCTGTAAAGAGGTTTGTTGAAACTTTGAAGTTTTTGAATCTAAATGTAGATATCCTTTATTCCGGTTTGAAAGATAAAGATGTAAAGGAAGTCGTTTCAGTTCTTGAAAGTTATGTGAATTCCTGCGGAAAAAAACTTTTTGTTACGGAAATAGATAATGAAAGGGCGCTTTCTGCAGAAAAAATTAAAAGTTATTCAGATTCCGCTGTTATTGTTAAGGATCTTTCATTGGTTTTAGACAGACCTGTTGCCGTCGTTGGTTCTTTTTACCTTATCGGAAAACTTTCTGATTACTTCCCTGACGATTCTCTCTTCTTCTTTTGAAAATCTCTTTTCCTTTAAAAGCTTTTTTATTAATTCTGAATTTTTAAGGTATGTTCTTTCTATTGATTTTTCTTTTCTCCAGAGTTCTATCTTTTTATGGTGTCCTGACAGGAGGACTTTTGGGACTTTCATGCCTCTGTATTCAGCAGGTCTTGTGTAATTCGGATATCCCATAAGGCCTCTATCGCTGAACGAGTCTGCTTCGAGGGAATCTCTGCATCCCAAAACTCCCGGCATTAGCCTTATTACTGCGTCCATTATTACCATGCCAGGAAGTTCACCGCCTGTAAGTACGTAGTTTCCTATGGATATTTCTTCATCAACGATAGCTTTTACCCTTTCATCGACGCCTTCGTATCTTCCGCATATTATCAGTATATTTTCCTTTTTTGATAGTTCCACGGCTTTTTCCTGTGTAAACGTTTCCCCCCAGGGTTCAGTTAAAATTACGTGCGGTTTTTTGCCTCTCTCCTCGCAAATATGGTCAAATGCACGGAAGATAGGTTCCGGTTTTAAAACCATACCGGGTCCGCCGCCGTAGGGAACATCATCAACTACTCTGTGTTTGTCGGTTGTGAAATCTCTCAGGTTGTGAATTTTTACGCTGACCTTTCCTGACTTTATGGCTCTTCCTATAACACCTTCTGTGAGAAATCCTGAAAACAGTCCTGGAAGTACGGTTAAAACATCAAAAGAAGGCATTAGATGAGACCCTCTATTGGTTTTATTGTGATTATTTTTTCTTTTACGTTTACATCTTTTACAAATTCATCTATGAACGGTATAAGAGCTTCTTTGCTGTCTTCTTTTTCCACAACGAGTATGTGGCTTGCCGGCATCTCCATTACTTCTTTTACCTTTCCAACGGTTTTGCCTTCTTCGGTTATGACTTTACAGCTGATTAAGTCTTCAAAGAAGAATTCGCCATTTTCCAGGGGAACAACTTCTTCTTTTTTTATATAAAGTTCGGTGTTTATTAAAGATTCTGCCTGCTCTCTATCTTCTGTCTCTTTAAACTTTGCGATGAACAGATTTTTGTGAGGTTTTATCGATTCTATGGTTAAAATTTTTTTTGCTGTTCCTCTGTAACCTGTAAGTTTTTCAACATGTAATATCTGTTTTTCAAAGATGTCCGATTCTGGCTTAACCTTCACCTCTCCTTTTATTCCGTGGGCGCCAACGATCTTACCTATCAAGACTTCTTTTGAGTGATCTATCTTTTTCTTTCTTCTTTCTAAAATTTCCTTTATGCTTCTCTTTTTCATTGTTTCTCCAATCTGGAAAAAGGGGGCATGTATACCCCCTGATTGTCAGTTGTTTTGTTCGGGATTTTGTATCTTATCTATGACAAACTTTTTAAGCTTTTCTTGAACTTCTTCTTCACTTTCTGGCGGCTTGGTTTCCTGTGGTTGTTCTTGTATGAGGCCTTTGGCCTTGAGTTGCTCTAAAACTTCCTTTCCAAAGCTTACAGGTCTTCCCTGCGGGTCTATAAATATGTGCTGTGTGAATCCAACTGCAAGGACTGCCTCGTCCCTTATTATTCTGTAGTCAAACCTTATACCTCTTGATTCTATGTTTGTGATGGCCGTCTCTATTGTTATCAGGTCGTCATAAACAATAGGTGCCATATATCTGCAGGCGGTTTCAACGACAGGCATTAAAATCTGCCTTTGCTGGAGGACTTGTCTGTATTCAATACCTAAAGCTCTGAAAAGTTCCGTTCTTCCTCTTTCAAACAGGTGAAAGTAGTTGGCGTAATACATTACACCGTAAGCGTCGGTTTCGCCCATGGTCACCCTGTATTGCATCGTGCCTACAATTACCTGCTGCTGTTGCTGTTGTTTTTGTTCCTCTGCCATTTTTTCCCCCTTTAATGTCTGAAGTGTCTTATTCCTGTGAATACCATTGCCATTCCATGTTCGTTTGCCGCTTCTATAACTTCATTGTCTCTTATGGAGCCGCCTGGCTGTATTATGGCTTTAACGCCAACCTTTGCTGCTTCGTCAACGCTGTCTCTGAACGGGAAGAAAGCTTCACTTGCAAGAACACAGCCTTCCATATCAAGTCCCATCTCTTTTGCCTTCAGTGCGGCACACTTTGCGGCATCGACACGGGATGTCTGTCCTACGCCGATTCCGATTGCAATACCATCTTTGGCGTAAACAACAGAGTTTGACTTTACCCATTTTACTACTTTAAATGCAAAGAGAAGGTCTTTCCATTCTTTATCGGTAGGTTCTCTGTCTGTTACGACTTTCATTTTTTCAGGTAATACTGTTATAAGATCTCTGTCCTGAACCAGCATTCCTCCCACCACTTTCCTGTAATCAAAGGGTGAATTTTCTCCTCTTGATTCTAAGTTTTTAAGACCGTTTGTCGTGAGAACTCTCAGGTTTTTCTTCGTTTTGAGTGTTTTAAGTGCCCTATCTGAATATCCCGGTGCAATAATGCACTCGTAGAATCTTTTAACTATAAGGTTTGCAACTTCCTCGTTAACATTTGCATTGAAT
Coding sequences within it:
- the cysQ gene encoding 3'(2'),5'-bisphosphate nucleotidase CysQ, with amino-acid sequence MKDLLFTAITTALKSGDTILSVYERNFEVEEKADKSPLTEADKLSHKIITSHLPDYPILSEEGKEIPYEERSGWQRFWLIDPLDGTKEFIKRNGEFTVNIALVENGKPVLGVVYAPVVKTLYFASTEVGAFKVENGDFSFLKEATSPEKFWEEIEKIAVKLPISKEREEVVVVASRSHRNSETEAFIKDLEEKFGKVKTVSKGSSLKLCLVAEGVADVYPRIAPTMEWDTAAGQAVVEVAGGRVVNYETGRPLVYNKRDLLNPYFIVFRKGFVL
- a CDS encoding ArsR/SmtB family transcription factor gives rise to the protein MVKTNSKILDDKRLEEGAECLKALASPVRLKILFKLKEKPMCVTDLEKELGISQSSLSQHLRTLRYKGIVDKKREGNKVYYTISSDAFIQLLNTLPEIICFKG
- the accD gene encoding acetyl-CoA carboxylase, carboxyltransferase subunit beta, whose translation is MFRKLFKKGIDTGETKASAVPSGLWIKCNECKSLLFRGELEKNLMVCPKCGFHFPMDAKERLYSLFDRGEYEELDIELEPKDILGFKDRKPYTERLASAQRKTGLKDAVVNAKGKISKIDAYVTCFDFKFMGGSMGSVVGEKITRNIERAAEEGIPFICISSSGGARMQEGIISLMQMAKTSAALARLEERGVPYISVLTHPTMGGVSASFAFLGDVIIAEPGALIGFAGPRVIEQTIRQKLPKGFQKAEFLLEHGLIDMVVPREDLKDTIVHVLKIFTEKVVT
- a CDS encoding bifunctional folylpolyglutamate synthase/dihydrofolate synthase, yielding MTDFETYFASKEFVWKIGLDRIKGALSTLSFSLPPSVIVAGTNGKGSTSTFIASILKEHGKKVGLFTSPHIVRFNERFRINLKQVDTETLDRVFREVLPIIEKFSLTYFEVAFLLAVFLFKDCDFVVYEVGLGGRLDATNAISHNLAVITHIDFDHKDYLGDTIEKIAVEKLHVVKDRIPVVISDNPLVVFELAKEFTDRITAFGRNFYVSDVSVSLSGTEAFYRDEDTAFRFLVPLYGFHQAVNSATAISAAKIILKEVFGEEFSVSKAVKGLSKVRLPGRFQVVRENPLLIVDVAHNLDAVKRFVETLKFLNLNVDILYSGLKDKDVKEVVSVLESYVNSCGKKLFVTEIDNERALSAEKIKSYSDSAVIVKDLSLVLDRPVAVVGSFYLIGKLSDYFPDDSLFFF
- the trmD gene encoding tRNA (guanosine(37)-N1)-methyltransferase TrmD; translated protein: MPSFDVLTVLPGLFSGFLTEGVIGRAIKSGKVSVKIHNLRDFTTDKHRVVDDVPYGGGPGMVLKPEPIFRAFDHICEERGKKPHVILTEPWGETFTQEKAVELSKKENILIICGRYEGVDERVKAIVDEEISIGNYVLTGGELPGMVIMDAVIRLMPGVLGCRDSLEADSFSDRGLMGYPNYTRPAEYRGMKVPKVLLSGHHKKIELWRKEKSIERTYLKNSELIKKLLKEKRFSKEEERIVREVIRKFSDKVKRTNDGNRSV
- the rimM gene encoding ribosome maturation factor RimM (Essential for efficient processing of 16S rRNA), which gives rise to MKKRSIKEILERRKKKIDHSKEVLIGKIVGAHGIKGEVKVKPESDIFEKQILHVEKLTGYRGTAKKILTIESIKPHKNLFIAKFKETEDREQAESLINTELYIKKEEVVPLENGEFFFEDLISCKVITEEGKTVGKVKEVMEMPASHILVVEKEDSKEALIPFIDEFVKDVNVKEKIITIKPIEGLI
- a CDS encoding acyl-CoA thioesterase, producing MAEEQKQQQQQQVIVGTMQYRVTMGETDAYGVMYYANYFHLFERGRTELFRALGIEYRQVLQQRQILMPVVETACRYMAPIVYDDLITIETAITNIESRGIRFDYRIIRDEAVLAVGFTQHIFIDPQGRPVSFGKEVLEQLKAKGLIQEQPQETKPPESEEEVQEKLKKFVIDKIQNPEQNN